In a single window of the Populus alba chromosome 16, ASM523922v2, whole genome shotgun sequence genome:
- the LOC118033126 gene encoding 7-deoxyloganetin glucosyltransferase-like isoform X1 — protein MGSKPEANYMPHMVLIPYPIQSHIKTMLKLAKLLHSKGFHITFVNTEFNHQRFLKSRGPDALDGLPHFRFETIPDGLPPSHIDASQETIPLAMAVENNMLAPLKVLLAKLDNPPITCLVSDVFLRFTITAAEELGLPIVMLVTMSACGYMGFKQLHDLKEKGFLPLKDDSYLTNGYLENTIIEGIPGMKPLQLKDFPYTRTIDPDDFPFNFVMRAAEASVKAHAIDIHTFDALEQDVLDGLSTIFPRVYSIGPLQLLLNQIQQDGLSSVGYNLWKEDSECLQWLDTKEPKSVVYVNFGSIAVMTAEQLVEFAMGLANSEISFLWIIRPDLVTGESAILPSEFQVETQNRGFVTSWCPQEEVLNHPSVGGFLTHTGWNSIIESLCAGVPVICWPLFADQPINCSYACIEWGVGMEIDNNVRRDEVETLIRNLMGGEECKKMREKAKHWRKVAEEATVPNGSSSINLDKFINEMLQSNITL, from the exons ATGGGATCCAAACCAGAAGCTAATTATATGCCTCACATGGTTTTGATCCCGTATCCAATTCAAAGCCATATAAAAACCATGCTTAAATTGGCAAAACTCTTACACTCCAAAGGCTTTCACATAACATTTGTCAACACAGAATTCAATCACCAACGTTTCTTGAAATCAAGGGGCCCAGATGCCCTTGATGGCTTGCCCCACTTCCGGTTTGAAACCATCCCTGATGGCCTGCCTCCTTCACATATAGATGCTTCCCAGGAAACTATTCCTCTTGCCATGGCTGTTGAAAATAATATGTTAGCTCCCTTAAAGGTTCTTCTAGCCAAACTTGACAATCCTCCGATTACTTGCCTAGTTTCTGATGTTTTCCTGCGATTCACCATCACAGCTGCTGAAGAACTTGGACTCCCAATTGTGATGCTTGTCACCATGTCTGCATGTGGATATATGGGATTCAAGCAGCTTCATGACCTCAAGGAGAAGGGCTTCCTTCCACTTAAAG ATGATAGCTATCTAACAAATGGttatcttgaaaatacaatTATAGAAGGAATCCCTGGTATGAAACCGCTCCAACTTAAAGATTTTCCGTATACTCGAACAATAGATCCAGATGACTTTCCATTCAACTTTGTAATGCGAGCTGCTGAGGCTTCTGTTAAGGCTCATGCAATTGATATTCATACTTTTGATGCATTGGAGCAAGATGTTTTGGATGGCCTTTCCACTATATTTCCTCGTGTGTATTCCATCGGTCCACTTCAGTTGCTTCTCAATCAAATTCAACAAGATGGTTTGAGCTCTGTTGGATACAATCTATGGAAAGAAGATAGTGAATGCCTTCAGTGGCTAGATACCAAGGAGCCCAAGTCAGTTGTCTATGTGAACTTTGGAAGCATAGCAGTGATGACAGCGGAGCAGCTGGTTGAGTTTGCCATGGGACTAGCTAATAGCGAGATCTCGTTCTTGTGGATTATAAGGCCGGATTTGGTTACCGGTGAGTCGGCGATTTTGCCATCTGAGTTTCAAGTGGAAACTCAGAATCGTGGTTTCGTGACTAGTTGGTGTCCACAAGAGGAAGTTCTGAACCACCCATCAGTTGGGGGATTTCTAACTCATACTGGTTGGAATTCGATTATTGAAAGCTTGTGTGCTGGAGTGCCAGTGATATGTTGGCCTTTATTCGCTGATCAACCAATAAATTGTAGCTATGCTTGCATTGAATGGGGAGTTGGCATGGAGATTGATAACAATGTCAGGAGGGACGAAGTGGAGACGCTTATCAGGAACTTGATGGGAGGAGAAGAGTGTAAGAAAATGAGGGAAAAGGCCAAACACTGGAGGAAGGTGGCGGAAGAGGCTACTGTCCCTAATGGTTCATCATCCATTAATTTAGACAAGTTCATCAATGAAATGTTACAATCAAACATCACTTTGTAA
- the LOC118033128 gene encoding 7-deoxyloganetin glucosyltransferase-like, giving the protein MGSISKPHVVVIPCPLQGHIKTMLKLAKLLHYKGLHITFVNTEFNHKRFLRSRGPHALDDLPGFHFRTIPDGLPPSDIDATQDLPSLGDAMNKNFLAPFKDLLLQLKNTVSESNPPVTCIVSDPFFPISIKAGEEVGLPVVMYATMSACGYMGFKQLHALRERGFTPIKDLSNLSNGYLETKVDWAPGMKDVRLKDFPCIQTTDPDEVVFNFVIGAAETSVKARVIVFHTFDALEPEVLDGLSTIFPRVYSIGPLQLLLNQFEENGLKSIGYSLWKEDHECLQWLETKEPKSVVYVNFGSITVMTADQLVEFAMGLVNSNIPFLWIIRPDLVIGESAVLPAEFAEETEKRGFITSWCPQEEVLNHPAVGGFLTHSGWGSTIESLCAGVPMACWPFFADQAMNCRYSCNEWGVGMQIDNNVKREEVEMLVKELMEGEKGQKMRGKAMEWKRLAEEAAGPEGTSSINLDKFIHEIISSNN; this is encoded by the exons ATGGGATCCATTTCGAAGCCTCATGTTGTTGTGATCCCATGTCCACTCCAAGGTCATATAAAGACGATGCTTAAACTTGCAAAGCTTCTTCACTACAAAGGTCTTCACATCACGTTTGTCAACACAGAATTCAATCACAAACGTTTCCTTAGGTCAAGAGGACCTCATGCCCTTGATGACTTGCCTGGCTTCCATTTTAGAACCATTCCGGATGGTCTCCCTCCTTCAGATATTGATGCCACCCAAGACTTGCCTTCTCTTGGTGATGCCATGAACAAGAATTTCTTAGCACCCTTTAAAGATCTTCTCTTACAACTCAAAAATACCGTATCGGAGAGCAACCCTCCGGTTACCTGCATTGTTTCTGATCCCTTCTTTCCAATCTCCATCAAAGCTGGGGAAGAAGTTGGTCTTCCAGTTGTGATGTATGCCACTATGAGTGCATGTGGCTATATGGGATTTAAACAGCTCCATGCTCTCAGAGAGAGAGGCTTCACCCCTATCAAAG ATTTGAGCAATCTAAGCAACGGCTATCTTGAGACAAAAGTAGACTGGGCTCCTGGTATGAAAGACGTTCGTCTTAAAGATTTTCCATGTATTCAAACAACGGATCCAGATGAGGTTGTCTTTAACTTTGTCATTGGAGCTGCTGAGACTTCTGTTAAAGCTCgtgtaattgtttttcatacTTTTGACGCCTTGGAACCAGAAGTTTTAGATGGCCTTTCCACTATTTTCCCTCGAGTTTATTCCATTGGACCACTCCAGTTACTCCTAAATCAATTCGAAGAAAATGGCTTGAAGTCTATTGGTTACAGTCTATGGAAAGAAGACCACGAGTGTCTCCAATGGCTGGAAACAAAGGAACCCAAATCAGTGGTGTACGTGAATTTTGGAAGCATAACAGTGATGACAGCTGATCAACTGGTGGAGTTTGCAATGGGATTGGTTAATAGTAATATCCCATTCTTGTGGATTATAAGGCCAGATTTGGTCATCGGTGAATCGGCTGTTTTACCAGCTGAATTTGCAGAGGAAACTGAAAAGCGTGGCTTTATTACAAGTTGGTGTCCACAAGAGGAAGTGCTTAACCATCCAGCAGTTGGAGGGTTTCTAACTCATAGTGGCTGGGGTTCAACCATTGAGAGCTTGTGTGCTGGTGTTCCAATGGCGTGTTGGCCCTTCTTCGCTGATCAAGCAATGAACTGTAGATATAGCTGCAATGAATGGGGAGTTGGAATGCAGATTGATAATAACGTCAAGAGGGAAGAAGTGGAGATGCTGGTGAAGGAGCTGATGGAAGGGGAAAAGGGTCAGAAAATGAGGGGAAAGGCTATGGAGTGGAAAAGGTTGGCTGAAGAAGCTGCTGGGCCAGAGGGTACATCATCCATTAATTTGGACAAGTTCATCCATGAAATTATCTCTTCAAACAATTAG
- the LOC118033126 gene encoding 7-deoxyloganetin glucosyltransferase-like isoform X2, whose translation MGSKPEANYMPHMVLIPYPIQSHIKTMLKLAKLLHSKGFHITFVNTEFNHQRFLKSRGPDALDGLPHFRFETIPDGLPPSHIDASQETIPLAMAVENNMLAPLKVLLAKLDNPPITCLVSDVFLRFTITAAEELGLPIVMLVTMSACGYMGFKQLHDLKEKGFLPLKEGIPGMKPLQLKDFPYTRTIDPDDFPFNFVMRAAEASVKAHAIDIHTFDALEQDVLDGLSTIFPRVYSIGPLQLLLNQIQQDGLSSVGYNLWKEDSECLQWLDTKEPKSVVYVNFGSIAVMTAEQLVEFAMGLANSEISFLWIIRPDLVTGESAILPSEFQVETQNRGFVTSWCPQEEVLNHPSVGGFLTHTGWNSIIESLCAGVPVICWPLFADQPINCSYACIEWGVGMEIDNNVRRDEVETLIRNLMGGEECKKMREKAKHWRKVAEEATVPNGSSSINLDKFINEMLQSNITL comes from the exons ATGGGATCCAAACCAGAAGCTAATTATATGCCTCACATGGTTTTGATCCCGTATCCAATTCAAAGCCATATAAAAACCATGCTTAAATTGGCAAAACTCTTACACTCCAAAGGCTTTCACATAACATTTGTCAACACAGAATTCAATCACCAACGTTTCTTGAAATCAAGGGGCCCAGATGCCCTTGATGGCTTGCCCCACTTCCGGTTTGAAACCATCCCTGATGGCCTGCCTCCTTCACATATAGATGCTTCCCAGGAAACTATTCCTCTTGCCATGGCTGTTGAAAATAATATGTTAGCTCCCTTAAAGGTTCTTCTAGCCAAACTTGACAATCCTCCGATTACTTGCCTAGTTTCTGATGTTTTCCTGCGATTCACCATCACAGCTGCTGAAGAACTTGGACTCCCAATTGTGATGCTTGTCACCATGTCTGCATGTGGATATATGGGATTCAAGCAGCTTCATGACCTCAAGGAGAAGGGCTTCCTTCCACTTAAAG AAGGAATCCCTGGTATGAAACCGCTCCAACTTAAAGATTTTCCGTATACTCGAACAATAGATCCAGATGACTTTCCATTCAACTTTGTAATGCGAGCTGCTGAGGCTTCTGTTAAGGCTCATGCAATTGATATTCATACTTTTGATGCATTGGAGCAAGATGTTTTGGATGGCCTTTCCACTATATTTCCTCGTGTGTATTCCATCGGTCCACTTCAGTTGCTTCTCAATCAAATTCAACAAGATGGTTTGAGCTCTGTTGGATACAATCTATGGAAAGAAGATAGTGAATGCCTTCAGTGGCTAGATACCAAGGAGCCCAAGTCAGTTGTCTATGTGAACTTTGGAAGCATAGCAGTGATGACAGCGGAGCAGCTGGTTGAGTTTGCCATGGGACTAGCTAATAGCGAGATCTCGTTCTTGTGGATTATAAGGCCGGATTTGGTTACCGGTGAGTCGGCGATTTTGCCATCTGAGTTTCAAGTGGAAACTCAGAATCGTGGTTTCGTGACTAGTTGGTGTCCACAAGAGGAAGTTCTGAACCACCCATCAGTTGGGGGATTTCTAACTCATACTGGTTGGAATTCGATTATTGAAAGCTTGTGTGCTGGAGTGCCAGTGATATGTTGGCCTTTATTCGCTGATCAACCAATAAATTGTAGCTATGCTTGCATTGAATGGGGAGTTGGCATGGAGATTGATAACAATGTCAGGAGGGACGAAGTGGAGACGCTTATCAGGAACTTGATGGGAGGAGAAGAGTGTAAGAAAATGAGGGAAAAGGCCAAACACTGGAGGAAGGTGGCGGAAGAGGCTACTGTCCCTAATGGTTCATCATCCATTAATTTAGACAAGTTCATCAATGAAATGTTACAATCAAACATCACTTTGTAA